TCGAAGCGGACGGTTCGAGCGCATGCACTATGTACCGCTCGAGGAGCGTGACCGTGTCGAGACCTCGGTAACGCCGGATCGGGCTCGCACCATCATCGCTCGCAACGATTCTCCCGACGTTCCATTCGACAAGTCCATCAACCCCTACCGCGGCTGCGAGCACGGATGCATCTATTGCTTCGCTCGCCCCACTCACGCCTATCTTGGACTGTCGGCAGGACTGGACTTCGAGACGCGGATCTTTTCCAAGCCCATGGCAGCCGAGCTCCTCCGTGCCGAGCTGGCGAGTCCGGCCTATCGGATCACCCCCATCGCCCTCGGCGCGAACACCGATCCCTATCAGCCAGTCGAGAAAGAGCTCGGTATCACTCGCGGGATTCTCTCGGTCCTCTCCGAGCACGAGCATCCCGTGGGGATCGTTACCAAGTCTCAGCTCGTACTGCGGGACATCGATCTGCTGTCGTCCATGGCGGCGCGGGGACTCGCCAACGTGTTGGTTTCCATTACGACTCTCGATCCGGATCTCGCGGGCCGGATGGAGCCGCGAGCGGCGCGACCGGAGAAGAGGCTCGAGACGATCCGGCGCCTTCGAGAGCAGGGGATTCCCACGGGAGTGCTGGCCTCTCCGATGATCCCCGCGCTCAAC
This is a stretch of genomic DNA from Vicinamibacteria bacterium. It encodes these proteins:
- a CDS encoding radical SAM protein, which encodes MHYVPLEERDRVETSVTPDRARTIIARNDSPDVPFDKSINPYRGCEHGCIYCFARPTHAYLGLSAGLDFETRIFSKPMAAELLRAELASPAYRITPIALGANTDPYQPVEKELGITRGILSVLSEHEHPVGIVTKSQLVLRDIDLLSSMAARGLANVLVSITTLDPDLAGRMEPRAARPEKRLETIRRLREQGIPTGVLASPMIPALN